GGGCTGTGGACCAGGAGCGCTTCGTGGCGCTCGATCCCGACCACCTGCTGGACCGGCTGCTGCCGTGAGCGGCAGCCCCATAGGAGACAAATGGCGAAGACGGTCCTGATCTGCGATGACGCGCTCTTCATGCGCACCATGCTGGGTGACATCCTGCGCCAGGCGGGCTTCAGCGTCGTCGGCGAAGCGCAGAGCGGCTCGGAGGCGGTGCAGAAGTACCGTGAGCTGCAGCCGTCGCTGGTCACGATGGACATCGTCATGCCGGACATGGGCGGCATCGATGCGGTACGCGCGATCATGAAGGACTTTCCGGACGCCAAGATCCTCATGTGCAGCGCGATGGGGCAGCAGGCACTGGTGATCGAGGCGATTCAGGCGGGTGCTCGCGACTTCGTCGTGAAGCCGTTCCAGCCGTCGCGAGTGCTCGAGGCCGTGCAGCGCGTGCTCAGCTGAGCCGATGGATCTTCGCGACTTCGTCGCCCTCTATGTAACGGAGACACGCGAGCATCTGCGTCTGCTGGACCGGGCACTGCTCGCCGTGGAGCGCGGCGAAGCGGAAGGAGCGATCGACGAGGCGTTTCGGGCGGCGCACACGCTCAAGGGCCTGTCGGCCACGATGGGCTTCCGCGCCGCAGCGGACCAGGCGCATGCGCTCGAGGATCGGCTGCATCGCGTGCGCACAGGGGAGTTGCACGTCGATGCCGACGTGGTCGATGCGCTGCTCGCGGCGGCCGACGACCTCGGCAGTGCGATCGACCGCGCGGTCGCGACGGAAGAGCCGCGCGTCGACGGCTGGGAGGGGCCGCCCGGTGATGCACCCGGCGCGCGCCCCGCGGTCGACACGGATGCGCCGCCGGCGGACGGGGAGCAGCCACGGAGCGAACCGGCGC
The nucleotide sequence above comes from Longimicrobiales bacterium. Encoded proteins:
- a CDS encoding response regulator is translated as MAKTVLICDDALFMRTMLGDILRQAGFSVVGEAQSGSEAVQKYRELQPSLVTMDIVMPDMGGIDAVRAIMKDFPDAKILMCSAMGQQALVIEAIQAGARDFVVKPFQPSRVLEAVQRVLS
- a CDS encoding Hpt domain-containing protein yields the protein MDLRDFVALYVTETREHLRLLDRALLAVERGEAEGAIDEAFRAAHTLKGLSATMGFRAAADQAHALEDRLHRVRTGELHVDADVVDALLAAADDLGSAIDRAVATEEPRVDGWEGPPGDAPGARPAVDTDAPPADGEQPRSEPAQPVEPDQVAVRVVLRSDAPVKAARAMLVVRAVEQRWRVARTEPSVFDESFGGELRVVLESSVERT